Part of the Uloborus diversus isolate 005 chromosome 2, Udiv.v.3.1, whole genome shotgun sequence genome, GGTAAACTTTGTTCACTCTGTGTAAAGAGCTACGAAAAATGGCATTTCTTGCATGCTTTCGGAAGAATGAAAGTCAATGTTCGCTAACAGTGATTgttcttaaagttttctataactAACTCTACACACCTTTGTTGTTGAGCCAGATTTGTTCGgataattttataaaagaaatatatacttggGACAAACCTAAACTGGCAGCGTCACCATGCTGCAATTCTTCTCTTGGTGCCAGGTCAGGTTTACCCGAACTAAAGATTAAAATGGCAGTGATCATGGACCGGTGTCTGTAGAACTGTGCTTGGATTTGTAGTAGGTGTGGTACCAATTTATcgatttagagaaaaattctaaactgGTTTCATGACGTAAGACGCACACCATTTTTTGGCATGCATTGCTCAACCCCACTGCATAAATCCTCGAAATAGAGGATTAGGCTGGATATGAATGCTTAAAGGGACTTCTTTCTGGATCTGCACTGGAATGACCCAAAGTAAGGGAGAGTCAAACTTTAAACAAACTATCAATTGGAGTTTATCACTACAGTGGATGCCGGTTAGTTGAATCTGTCGAtaattgaatcaactgctttaataaatcaaatcgtCAGAAATAGCATAAATTCTAGCTTTATTGAACTTGTTGCTTTATTTAATCAACCGCTTgatgaaatcaaaactgtttagaaaaaagtgattttttaataAGCCGCTGCCACTATACTCTTTTTacatgatgccccccccccccatttcaaaataattgaagagCCTGAACTGAGGCTCGAAAAATGTCTCCTCAAAAAATACACCACACAAAATCAGTCATTGTTTGGGAGATTCAGGACTGAGCAATTGTCCTCTCCTCGCTTTGAAAACTCCATTCTTTAGAATAAtgtcacctcaaagcaacagtaagattgTCATTCCTGGGATCCAATGTGTTGTTGCTTTGAGGTGGTGATATGTCggtgggcatggtttttgttgttttcagatatcATAtacagaggcgtgcacagaaattttgggtcccgtcacaaatgactttcctgggcccccctccatattgtttacccctatattttatgcctagtttttaaaatattgcccccccccctctcccgtgCACACTGCTGTATACAGAGTACATTTTGACCcaagctctcccccccccccaaagaagttCTAATGAAGGGCCAGCACAAAATTATCAAGAGGgatcaaaataaaatgagcacaGCATGAATCATAAATACCTAGGAAAGGCATCAAAAAACCAAGTCCTTTTAGTATTAGGAAAAGCCACACGCATCCCCGACATGAGAGGCGAGTGAAGTATAACGGCTCCAACTTCATATCTAGAAGCCAAATCTACTGTAGGCACGGTACCGATACTCTGTCCATAGAGGATAATATTTTCGGGACTGATCCCGTATCGAGTTCGTAGGGCATGCCACGCCGCGTCCACATCCGCGTAAAGATTTTTCTCAGACGGCTTCCCCGTACTTATTCCGTACCCGGAATAATCGTAGCTAAATATATTGCAATTAATTCTAGATCCGAGTCCGAGGTAAAAACTGCTCATCGGTCCCAAATCCACGGCATTCCCGTGGCTGAAGAGGATGGTGAATCGGGCGTTGGGGGAACATCTGACGAACATGCAGGCAATTCTGTTTCCCCGAGGAGTTCTTGTGAAGAATACTTCGATTCCGTCGAGTTCCCGCTGCGAATACTGCCATTCAGCACGTTCTGTCAAATTTAGGGTGAATTTGGTTCCAGTCTCGTCCGCGATGAAAGAGTACGTTGGCTCGGGTGGCAGAAATGCAAGCTTTGCGGCTATCCTCGATGGGAATGGGGGACAACAAAACAAACAACATAGTTCACTAAACGACAGACCGTTCATCTCCTACGGAAATAAATAAATCGAAATAAATGAGTGGTGGAAGCGAATGTCTACATCCACATCACGGcacaaatcaaaataaaaatcactAACTACACACAAAGAAACTCGGACGCTACCCACTGCACTACTTCAAGATGTGAAGTCGTCCATTTACTCCCCCACACAACCGCGGTTCTCCCATGACGTCATTCCAAAATGTACAGCTGATGCTCCGACGCGTTTCCAAATCGCATTTCGAAATGATTGATTTTTAACATATGTTGCTACCTTCAtcggaaatatgttttaaaaacaaagagtAAACTCCTGGAGTCACTTTCTAAATCACCATCATCAGAAAAAGAaagcaataagaaaaataagaatgaTCCCGATTTTTTGCATGCGTGAACTAGCTTGCCAATATTTTCCAATGTTGCTTTTCAATATCGCTCAAATATGATATCCGACATTTTGAGCGTTTATGACATCTcttaaatttttcagagttttggAACAATTTCTCCGAAAATTTACAAAGACTAAGTGTTAGTTGCATAGGCTACAACCAGCAAATATTTCATCAAGTGCGAGTGCAAATAAGTATATTGAAAACTGAATATTGAATACCgtttaaaaaatgtcttaattCTCAAATAGCACAACATTGTAAGGCGACAACATTGTTAGCATACTTTTTCTAAAAAACGGGGAAGGGGTGGGAATACAGGAACGAAGATTCAAtcgtaaaaatatcattaaaaacaaaaacaagaaaaaagaaatgagtaCGTAAGAAAAGGCTTAGTTTTGTATTGTAAAAGTATGGTATCTatctatctcccccccccccccccccgatcaaCTTTTGAGCAAATATTATAGCATTGTGTCCAcgggaaaaattttttaaagactcATATAAATCCCGAAGAAAAGACGAGATCGCTTCGAACAATCTTTGTTTGCTTCCTTACATTTATGAAAGATTTTCATCATGTCATTTATAAGTGAACAAAAATTATACTCAAAACAAGAAAACTGTAAATTGCTGACAGCTTTGTTCACTACTATTgctgaaataaagaaaagaacttagcaatttaaaaaaaaaaaaaatcaaaagtcacagctattataacacggttttgagcCTGTCATTCCGCTGTTGTGACTGGAAGAAACGAGCgatttcttgaatatttttgtacaaataatcTGAGATTTCTGTGCTGATAAAAGCGGTAATGActggggggaattttttttttttccgtatgtgtgtgtgttcctATTTCCTATGCAATTTATATCGAATACCCCAacccaagtaacataaatcacgttacatcactTTGCTCTGAAGcgttgacatcacgttactggtaacgttgatagagcgaaaatatgtctcgttgcaaaacgcaaaagcaacggttttagtaACGGTATATCAacggtttcagtaacgttacatcaacgatttttgaaacgctacatcaacctttatttatcacgttacatcacgttgcttttaaacgttgtattaagctttttttttttttttcatagcttgaataaagtttttttttcttggtgagaAGGGAGGTGAGTTcattgaacccttaatttttgatacagtaagtattctgcattttttgttaatgcagttactgttaatatacttttataaaatctttactttttttttttttttttttaatttttataaaatgtttcatgccgtttaaaggcgttcgagtattctcacactgttacttcatttacaatattttgtaagagcattcctgaggtttaaaaataaacagagtaTAACATAGCATAGCCGAATTTACATCAATTGGAGTTCtgttaatagttaaaattaacgatattactacaaattaaataaaaacttctttcataaataaatccttgaaaaaataataattattgttactgaagaactccagaaatatttttcgaaaggcatgaaagttttgaaaatatcctcttacatcagtgctttagcaaaaatttgcaatattattactaaagataatttcagttacatgacaaaattttttcaaaaaattgctacaattatttcgtcaaaatcattctgcaaaaatccgattaaatgagtaaaaaatggtatcatttatcgctgttatagcttattaatgggacatatccccaagcttcagcatctttttaagaaatcaatgaataaatactcaaataaaaacatctaacattattcttttaaacaatattataaataaaagtacggtGCGAAAAATGCTCAAACTCCGACCAACGGCGGTTcattaacttcataaaaatatgtaataacactttcttttcaattaaataagtatatcaacaataaCAACTGGACATTGGGCTAGTTCAGTTTTGGACGAATTTCTCGTTTTTGTGTCAGTGTGTGTCATAAGGAACATGCAGTGATTATTAAATAGCCGTAGTTGCAAATGATTACCATGTATACCACTGTGactgggaaaaaaaacaaaaatttcatgatttgcaATAAATGCATTGAAGCaatacttgattaaaaaaaaaaaaaaactagtatgctgtggccatcacgaaactttcttctatatttttcctttttctggtccctccccatgcttgacgaggaagcaatattcctaacaaaaacaaaattacacatgcaaaaacttgacgaccatcccagtgtctgaattattgtaaaaacaaaacaaagagcgaaaattgaaagttactttaaaagccttacttgaattaattacaagtattttacttcttgagatagggcactcacaatggaaaaaaagaacgggcgattgcgctaccccctttttagctgttgacaccaaaataaaatcagctcttatacccattaagggctacttgtcaaaaaaattttgtttgattccgttcgttatttcttgagatacagcagtcacaattgacgacaaaaaacgttctataactcaacccccgtttgagctattgacaccaaaattgaatcagcacctgctcctgttaggggcaacatatggaccaaattttgtttgattccaccggttactttctgaggaatagcaagcacgcgtaactcaaaaaacctcccattgctccaccccccttggaggaattcgcgccaaaaaccaatgggcacaagttcacataggggcacatgtgtgtaccaaatttcgttcaatttcatgcggtagtttttgctgtagagcggccacaaaaacctggtcacacacagacgtgacacacatacatacacacacacagacagacagacattttccaaaaatagtcgaaatggactcagcacacctcaaaacgttcgaatccgtcaaaattcgaaattcgaaaatttgcacgaatccaatactttcttctatatattagatatagaagaaagtaaaaacaatcgATTTTCTCGACCAAACAACTATTTTGTTATTTGCTctattttttgccgaaagaagtgGAAAAAGTCAACAGAATGATGTCTTactaatgaattttgaaaaaaaaactttaaaaaatcatggcgatccaacaaaaaacaaaaaaaaaaaaaaaaaaagaaaagaaatgaaccTCTAAGAAATAATATACATGATTCttgaagtaataataaataaggcaATCGAAATCAAAGGAAAATGAGGGAGTAAAAGTCTCATTATTTggctcacaaaaattatatttcaaaaataaataaataaataaatttctaaaaatgcagCTTTGCATTTGacatcacagaaaaaaaagtttatttctcagaaaaggtgcTTTACTTCtttttgtaattattaaaaaaaaaactggcatatTTTCTGTAAACTTAATTCATTGCAGTTTAAGGTACAACTTTCGATACGCATTCcaccataaaacaataaaaatattattaattattttttcttagtcTAAGTGAAAAATTAGTAGACAAATATTCTTTTGCTTTTATTGAGAAAATTGTCCTTATATGATAAtaaactgatatttttgtagatccccttgtcatttttttttatactagtaGAATTGTTACTTTTTATGACCTCGGTTACATCGCGCTGTCGAATATATCGCGCTCTTTTGTTGTCTCTCAAGAGGCGCGATGTATCGAGGGGCTACTATACAAACAAGGGGAGACGGTTCGCTTTGTTCTGGACAGACTTCTTGCTATAGATGTCACCGAAGTGACCTAGGGAAAAAATAGGGACCAAGTTcatgaaactagggacatcacagtaaaaaaaacttcattgcatcagtaatttttttctttcatatgaggtaaaaaagaaTGTACTTTTTAAACtatacgaaaaaaaatataaacacatttttcgtaagttttataggcaaattttgacaacactactcagtgcccGTGTGTCGTTGCATTAgcgattctaaaagttaatccttttttttcactTGGGAATTTAACTGCTATGTCtacatcttattttttattgaaatgtggtttatctaggaagagattagactaacaaagaaactttaaactgttataattgtcttgtaacaattgtttttaaactaggcTTCATACtctctaatgtaacatcagtcacaaaattgtataaaagtttgcactgcttaaacaaaaacaaacccaagtttataaaaagtcatattctcttcatttatgatgataacttcaatattaatcccttaaatatttagaaatagttcaatttaattatttaaaacttatttaaaatatgtaacatcagtcacatttctcttttcgataataaacctcaaacaaattgcacaaaaggcattgactgctgcagaaaggcaaaaaaggaggcaagatataaattaagaaataaagaaaaacatgaaaatttcaaaaagtaaaacaaagtagaagctaaaaaagcgaatgataaaaaaataaataaataatttttaaaaacctatcaTAATTACCTAAGTTAGTTCAGAatcaaattaaaaagagaaattaggtgaCGAAGTAAAACaagagtagaacaaatttaaagtattgaagtcccaTGTTTAAATTTGTAACTTCATTActcctctttaaaataatgaaaccttggtaaaatctgttagtCATTCAAAGCGATCtgtgttatatcttcacaaaagaaaactgctgctgtaaaaaattttctggcatgaaatttgacaaaaagaTAACTCCTAGTTCTTTatgtattacatttgaataaaagtgctacatcatcaatacagaaatatttctaaatgtcacaacttcatgcaaatttcagagctatcaccatacgacttgcagtcatgttataaagagtttatttgaatagtacttttttttttttttgaatcagaaGCTCTTGCAGGTGTTTAGCAACAACCCTTTTTTTACCGTAAAAGAAGGAAccacttccagcagaacatgttccaaaattgttgactgctACTGGAGAACGGTGtcttgaagaatatgacaaacaattgtatcacgagaagttagatgcattgaaatttaaaactatgagtatttagtaactgtcaagattcaagcagtaaaacattggaaatagcctgtcaatgtggaTAAAACTTATTATTCACAtgcgaaaagaataaaatatttagcccACTAGATGTAGTAAAGacaagaggactttttattttatgaaataaagggtgtcccaaaattaacgcaagatttgaatttgccgccatttttgctaTATATGGTTGGCaatcctgaaaaaagaacaatttgacagctgagagtttagggtaatcaaaaatggagcgttatacgatacaataacgcgctttcattattgaacaattgtttcaaaaataatgaaagttgaggctggtcaagcagttactgttattggcgctcggtatcgcaacacggtaatgcacgggtggttgtgggcttgttgacatagacctttgaattcaaataaccccataagaagaaatttaaaaatgttaaatcacacgatctagggtgccaattctgatcaccgaaatgagagagtacgcgactaggaaatgccttatgcagtaattgaaatgtttcactctctctagctgtatggtacaaataacaccccatttttactaaccctaaactctcaacggTCAAATTGTTCtattttcatggctgccaacaatttatggaaaaaatggtggcaaattcaaatcttgcgttaattttgggacaccctttacatcaaaaatataacttttaaaactttttaaatgaacttttctagtattttaaatacagttttacaatttcaaatgctaattttattttcaaggagaaataatttataattacaacaattcattgtaaatgtaacatcagtcacaaaatctttgtatcatcaatCACGGGTGTTAaatagtttttatacttttagtttttaagttacgtatttcaataaaacaaagtgttttcatcaagtctaaaatctctattttaaggggaagaaatctgtttagattttacgttattggtttgaagagaatttcaaattatatttaagtcacttttctcaatgtctcttctgcgtaacatcagtcacgctTTTTGttccccttaatttcatacaaaaaaattttcctcgagtctgaaaacaagtgtgggggcagtgatgtaccatatcatgatagtttagatcaatttcagaagaaacaaaatttaatttcaagaatgCTGAATTCATAAGTTAAAAacagagtcaaattgtaacgttaGTCACCGTGAACAGACCCTTCTACGCTTTTAAATGCCTCATTACTCGCCAAATTGGCGGCTAAAAtgaatgaattctgtaaaagttgtttctttgccaaTGCACTGTTAATGCAGGGAAAAAGACCTGCATTAGGTACACTGTCACTTGtgagaaacaaaatgttttttacctTTATTCAAAAGACAGAATTATAGTGATTCCAATAACTAGAAAAACCCACCTTCATGATGTTACGGGGGCAAATTGTTTCTTTATTAGAAAGATTTCctgtaaaaattgatttaaaaaaaatcatgaaacagAATAGACCATAAAAACGAAAAGTTAATGAAGTTTTATTTGATAGCTCAaggaaaaataagttattttcttcattagtatatcagaaaaatcaaaattatttcctttttaagattagaatttttaaaattttaaatttttatttcgagAATCTGGTCGATTAAATAAAACATATGTTTTCCGAGAggatatattttgtaaatatgcatagtgtaaaaaatatttatttctgtggttatattttgataactgagACTTTCGACATTGATAAGACGAAATTAAATAGCGAACAATCAActtaatacaaaattttcagattgctctaatttccatcatttaagactgataagaaataaaaatacataatgttATGCATCGTAaaatccaccagtacacttatcataatctttatgataagtgtactggtggatgtCGACCATAAAATCGTTATCTTTATTACCTCATgttaatcaccatttctttttctagggatatgcctcgtattacctattttagaaaatcaccagtcgtaatatgacgggtgaaaatttcttggTAATTTTCTTGGCCATGCCATTCCATtagtagaaataagaaacccaacgagtagggtcctatcagaattcgtgattgcgaaaagcataatttgaatccaagatgtccaaattcaaatatttttcctttttttttaatttgaagcataatttttccttatttccagttTCTATGCCCTGTAGTAGAAATTTTCAACTGCTAATTCGgtttttggaattaatttttataattttctgtgacttttccaaaactttattCTGATGAATTATTAAACAACTGCTTATTATAATTGAAAActgaggaaaaatttaaaatatcatatgAAATGTTTTGCTTTAGAATCTTTATTCAGTTGAAAGAGAGCTggattttctttaaagaaaatatgggaattttctgaaacattgtcaaaatattttggaaaacttGTTCTGATAACGTTTGTTTGTTGTTTGAGATATTGATAAATTATACAATTGTTACAATATAGTAGTAAATGATGCGAGAATTTTGAAagaatacaatttaaaatgtaaaacctGCATACTTTTTTTAAGCTCTTTTTCAAAACGAAACTTTTTGCAATAGTACGGAATCTCGCCTCTTTCCATGGCATctcaattttcaaaagtaatttgaagaattataacaagtttttttttcttttttttctggtggAAAACCTAAATAGATCATGAAGGTACCGCAACTCACCAAAGTTTGACTACTAGTGACTCACCAATGAACCACGACTCAAAGTTGCTCTAATCTAGTCAAATATACAAATCATTCACGCTTACATATTCCCATAAAAAATATAGtctgcatgcaatataccaacaacCCGGTTATCtcatccagaaactgcagtttcctCCTTGTtgtgaactcatcagtctggaatagtgaatatcCGAACTGGAGGTATATGTCATCTTATTGAAgttgagagcgccaacaaacatGTAGTTGAAGTAAATTTAGGTtatttactgtatatatatagcCCGGTTTGAGATGTAATTAAAGTGGAGATAAATAAGATTTGGTGCTATTGATTCAGTTTTACTctgaaaaacataaattatttcaaCACTTCATCTGTCGGTATCTCATTATTTCTGGTTGGAAACGTTTGAAACAGTGCCAGAAAATCCAATACCGCAtgttacttcaaaaataaaaattgtgctaCTTTATAATGAGTTTTTAATAAGTACATTAATAACATAGCGTCAAATATTGACGACAACGCTCTAATAAATCTTTTTCGGGTGTATCTATTTCTGTGACGataatgattcaaaaataaaaattgtggcATTTAATAACGAGTTttaataagtatatgattttttaGTTAACTTCATTGAATGATGCAATATTCCagactaaaattttgtttggttaCCAAGATAACTTTTATATATCTTCAGAAACATTTTCTGGaagttttattaaaagaaaaatgctgaagaattacttagtaaaataaccctcaatctcatttttttttttccaaatttatttttaaactctcTTAACAGAATTGGCAGATGTTTTGTGTACATTTATTTAATTGCATTACAAAAGGTTCGCTTGGGAAAAAATGACgaatatattttttcttgaattaatgttttttaaatatttattatttttttatgatcaaaaaacgtttgataatacatttttagtattttgcaTACTAAATGTTTCACATGAAAAAGAGCGTAGAAACGATTGGCTtaaagtgatgaaaaaaaaactgaaattgataATATTAAAAGCATACAAAGTAACAGATTGAGATAAAATAagacattcttttaaaaattatttagagcTTTCTTTGCTCTGACTGGCTAATGTCCAGATTTTTACCATGATGTGTAAACAAGTAAAATGAACGCCATTACGATTATCGTGTCTGGAGCTCCAGGAAAAATAACTCGTAAGATTAGTTGCAAATAGTGTAATggtaaataaagataatttttccTGGTACAACACATTTTTTCAGCGTTGCGCCGTAAGGAAAAGCTACATTATGTGCTAAGCGTGTCGGTGAGACAAATAACAGTAGTCCAAAACAGCAATGACAAAGGAcaccatttattttcttttcagcataggttatttattttattgaataaaatggaGTTTTCCCTCCATTTTATTCAAACTTTAGTAATACTTCCAAGGAGTTCCTCGGGAAAAAAAAGACATGTgatgcatgggcgcccatatgaggGGGGCAGGTGGGagctgaagccccccccccctagaaattagaatttcctttgcttttagtacttttttctttacaaaaatgttaaaatatttctcccccagccattaatgaataagttattaaaaatgtcaaatttcaataactctaatctatactgaaattggtttccatgggaaaaaatatcctgctaaaccacggagaaaatatttgaacccgcccttaaaattttgcatatggttgCCCATGATGTTATGTGTGAAAATACTACGAAATGAATTTCACAAAGTGCTTCGTAATGCAGATGACTGAAAGTTAGTATCACGTAAAGGGAGAATAATATATAATGTTGACTTTTTAGACAGACAACAAAAGTTATCCTCTCTCTcccacatttttacttccttttacaaaaaaggaagtattgtattgacaaaaaaattttcactcaaaaatcgacattaatttccattctactcacccccgaatgaatattgagtttttttttcaacttgaccacacgtggataagtgcctaagaacgtatagacaagcgaaatatccataatcacgattcccgagttaattacaacgaattttctcgtgacgtctgcatgtacgtatgtatgtatatgcgtatatgcggatgtatttcgcataactcaagaacggaatatcctagaaagttgaaatttgttacgtagactcctagtagggtctagttgtgcacctcccctttaggtgcttctaaagaggtcttttgcccctttttgaggagaaatcattgttaatttcgatgtaaactcaagtgatgttataatgtggcggacacttggcgatatatcgccattcttttggtcgccaagatttgtcaccaacttggcgataaatttggcgattttttatttatttttctaaaatttgtttcaaaacaaattttaaaaaataaataaacaatcgcCAACGAATAAaactctgttggtgatatttagagaattaactattgaatcacattaaaattgccagtaatgtggaaatgacattaaatttgagtaaaaggaagtcatgtgatgcacacatcagctcgtttaaaacttaatttttaaaactgcattcagtttaaactaagtttttcaaAAAGCCACAATAAAACTAGATCGTTCGATCAAAGATGTTTTCATCCGCCTTTTTAaataggttaaacattttttgatgatGCGAAAGCTTTTCGCTAAATGTTGGCACAACATTAACTTACAGTGCTGAAGTTAATTTCtcccataatttttaaaatctctttaaaaaccAACATTTGATTCAAACTTTCTTGTTTtgcaaaaaatcataataaaaccAGGCAGTTTGAACAAAGACATTTTCATCGgctttttaaatagattttaagttttaaagagatTG contains:
- the LOC129216235 gene encoding alpha/beta hydrolase domain-containing protein 17B-like, which gives rise to MNGLSFSELCCLFCCPPFPSRIAAKLAFLPPEPTYSFIADETGTKFTLNLTERAEWQYSQRELDGIEVFFTRTPRGNRIACMFVRCSPNARFTILFSHGNAVDLGPMSSFYLGLGSRINCNIFSYDYSGYGISTGKPSEKNLYADVDAAWHALRTRYGISPENIILYGQSIGTVPTVDLASRYEVGAVILHSPLMSGMRVAFPNTKRTWFFDAFPSIDKVPKVTSPVLVIHGTDDEVIDFSHGLAIFESCPRAVEPLWVEGAGHNDVELYGQYLERLKHFVSMELVN